From Longimicrobium sp.:
GGAGGACCACTTCTCCATCATGTGGCGCGACCCGGGCGTGAACCGGATCGCCGACGGGATGCTCGCGGCGCGCATGCGCCCGGCCGCCCCGCCCCCGCCCACCGAGCCGGATCCGTACGAGCCGCCGAGCAACTGCGGCTACGACAGCGGCACGCGGTTCCGCCGGGAATACGAGATCTGCAACATCCAGTAGGCACCATCCCTGCGGGCGGGCGGCTTGCCCGCCCGCAGGATTTTCTTTCTCATCGCGGGGACAACACCGATGAAGTTTGGCGAACGGGGCCTGCTGGCGCCGCTGTGCATGGCGGCGCTGGTGCTGGGGGGCGGGTGCCGGGCGGCCGGGGACCCCGGAGGCGGGGAGCCGGTGCGCCTGCGCACGCTCTGGTACCAGGCGCAGGCCGGGCACCCGCGCGTGCAGCCGGTGGCGGACGGCGAGCGGGTGTACACCGGCACCGGCGCGGGGCAGGTGATCGCCCGCGACCTCGCCACCGGCGCCCCGCGCTGGACCGCGACGGTGGGGCGCGGCGGCGTGGAGGGGGGGAACCTCCTGGTGCGCTCGGGCGTCGTGGTGGCGCCGGTGCTGTACCACACCACCGGGCTGGACGCCGCCACGGGGCGCGAGCTGTGGCGCTACCAGGCGCCGCTGGACACGGTGGGCGGCGGCGCCCCCAACCCCGGCACCGTGGTCAAGGTGCGCATCGCCGCCGACGACGAGGCGGCGTACGTCGCGGCGTGGGGGCCCAGCGTGGCCGCGGTGGAGCTGCGCACCGGCCGGGTGCGCTGGCAGTGGCAGCCGGAGCCGGGTACCCCCTTTCGCTTCGGCGCCGAAGGGGTCACGCTGGACGGCGGTGAGATCTTCCTGGTCTCCGACCACGCGCTGGACGCCAAGGGCGCGCGCTGCGAGATGTGGGTGGTTGCGCTGGAGGCCCGTACCGGACGCCAGCTCTGGGTGGCGAAGCTCCCCGCGGCCGGCGCCATCTCGTGCACGGCCGGCCGCCCCGCCGTCACCGCGGACCGTGTGGTTGCGATGCTCATCACCGGCGAGATGTACGGGCTGGACCGGAAAACGGGGGAGGTGGTGTGGAAGTCGCCCCGCGACAGCGCGGCGTACCTCTCCGTGCTCTCCAGCCCCGTGGCGCACGGCGACGTGATCTACGCCGGTGCGCCCAACGACCACGTGAAAGCCGTGCGCGCCCGCGACGGCGCGCCGGTCTGGAGCACCCCGGTCCGGGCGCAGTTCACGACCGACCTGCTGGTGACGGAGCGGCACGTTTACGGGGTGGACGGACCGTTTTTGTTCGTGTTCGACCGCCGCGGTGGCAAGCTGCTCGCGCAGGTGCGGCAGCCGAAGGAGCCGGAGCTGGGCGGTCTCTTCCCCGGCACTCCCACGTACGCGGACGGCCGCGTCTTCGCCCCGGTGAACGGCGGCGTGTGGGCGTTCGAAGAACCCTGACCGGAGCCCGTCTCTTGCGAATCGGATTCTGCCTGCTGGCGCTGCTGCTCGCCGCCGCCCCCGCCGCCGCCCAGGACGCGTCCGCGGGTCCGCCCCCCGCCCCGCGCCGGGCACCCGCCCTCTGGGCTCCGCCGCCCGTGGTGCTCCCGGGCGACTCCGCGCGTACGCT
This genomic window contains:
- a CDS encoding PQQ-binding-like beta-propeller repeat protein — translated: MKFGERGLLAPLCMAALVLGGGCRAAGDPGGGEPVRLRTLWYQAQAGHPRVQPVADGERVYTGTGAGQVIARDLATGAPRWTATVGRGGVEGGNLLVRSGVVVAPVLYHTTGLDAATGRELWRYQAPLDTVGGGAPNPGTVVKVRIAADDEAAYVAAWGPSVAAVELRTGRVRWQWQPEPGTPFRFGAEGVTLDGGEIFLVSDHALDAKGARCEMWVVALEARTGRQLWVAKLPAAGAISCTAGRPAVTADRVVAMLITGEMYGLDRKTGEVVWKSPRDSAAYLSVLSSPVAHGDVIYAGAPNDHVKAVRARDGAPVWSTPVRAQFTTDLLVTERHVYGVDGPFLFVFDRRGGKLLAQVRQPKEPELGGLFPGTPTYADGRVFAPVNGGVWAFEEP